One part of the Desulfatirhabdium butyrativorans DSM 18734 genome encodes these proteins:
- a CDS encoding DEAD/DEAH box helicase, which translates to MTENTEESVLEPRADKPNFLTEKRFDQFELHPLLLQGLQEAGFIQCTPIQAETLPISLVGKDVAGQAQTGTGKTAAFLVTVFSRLLEKSPLPDNLPSALIVAPTRELALQIHEEALKIGKYLDFSIHAVIGGIDYQKQAETLRHGADIVICTPGRIIDYYKQGIFKPGAIQVVVIDEADRLLDMGFAQDMRFILRKLPRYDKRQSMLFSATLSYHVLELTYEFMNVPEFISVTPEKTSVEGIEQILYHVGADQKLSLLLGILQNETWNRVLIFVNTKSGVEWVSRKLKGNGLPAEGISGDLPQPKRLKLMERFKEGKVTILIATDVASRGIHVEDITHVINYDLPQDPENYIHRIGRTARAGKTGKALSLACETYVFHLEAIEALLGNKIPVAWPPPEWFVEDRAGTITIERDKRGGKKDTKPSKQRPAKPVEKTRPPVSTFRFTIPREEGYFPGAFFGFGPRQAQSETPEPAIAESKPETPEAPAPAISPDPHEPAAVESESVKAPAKKRRRRRKKKPQAQPAETANADSPKDPSEDEIPF; encoded by the coding sequence ATGACAGAAAACACCGAAGAATCCGTCCTCGAACCTCGCGCGGACAAACCCAATTTCCTTACGGAAAAGCGTTTCGATCAATTCGAGTTGCATCCCCTGCTGCTTCAAGGACTTCAGGAAGCAGGCTTTATTCAGTGCACGCCGATTCAGGCGGAAACATTGCCGATTTCCCTTGTCGGCAAAGACGTGGCAGGGCAGGCCCAAACCGGAACAGGGAAAACGGCGGCTTTTCTGGTCACCGTTTTCAGCAGGCTCCTGGAAAAATCCCCCCTGCCGGACAATCTTCCGTCTGCCCTGATCGTGGCCCCAACCCGGGAGCTGGCCCTGCAGATCCATGAAGAGGCGCTGAAGATCGGCAAATACCTCGATTTCTCCATTCATGCCGTCATCGGCGGAATCGACTACCAGAAACAGGCGGAAACCCTCCGGCACGGCGCAGACATTGTCATCTGCACCCCGGGCCGAATCATCGATTATTACAAGCAGGGTATCTTCAAGCCCGGCGCCATCCAGGTGGTTGTCATCGACGAAGCGGACCGGCTGCTGGATATGGGCTTCGCCCAGGACATGCGCTTTATCCTGCGAAAACTGCCCCGCTACGACAAGCGCCAATCCATGTTGTTCTCAGCAACGCTGTCCTATCATGTTCTCGAATTGACGTATGAATTCATGAACGTTCCCGAATTCATCTCGGTAACACCCGAAAAAACCTCGGTCGAAGGCATCGAACAGATCCTCTACCATGTCGGGGCCGACCAAAAGCTTTCCCTGCTGCTGGGTATTCTGCAAAACGAAACCTGGAATCGGGTGCTCATTTTCGTCAACACCAAAAGCGGCGTGGAATGGGTTTCCCGGAAACTGAAAGGCAACGGCCTGCCTGCAGAAGGCATCAGCGGAGACCTGCCCCAGCCCAAACGCCTCAAACTGATGGAACGGTTCAAAGAAGGCAAGGTAACCATTCTGATCGCAACGGATGTCGCCTCCCGGGGCATCCACGTGGAAGACATCACCCACGTGATCAATTATGACCTTCCGCAGGATCCCGAAAACTACATCCATCGGATCGGCCGAACGGCAAGGGCCGGAAAAACCGGAAAGGCGCTGAGTCTGGCCTGCGAAACCTATGTGTTCCATCTCGAAGCCATCGAAGCCCTGCTGGGCAACAAGATACCGGTTGCCTGGCCCCCGCCCGAATGGTTCGTGGAAGACCGGGCAGGAACCATCACCATCGAGCGGGACAAGCGGGGCGGAAAAAAGGATACCAAACCGTCGAAACAGAGACCGGCCAAACCGGTGGAAAAAACCCGGCCGCCGGTTTCCACCTTCCGGTTCACGATTCCCCGGGAAGAAGGCTATTTTCCGGGCGCATTCTTCGGTTTCGGCCCCCGGCAGGCCCAAAGCGAGACGCCGGAGCCGGCGATCGCCGAAAGCAAACCCGAAACGCCGGAAGCTCCGGCCCCGGCCATCAGCCCCGACCCGCATGAGCCTGCGGCTGTCGAAAGCGAATCCGTCAAGGCGCCTGCCAAAAAACGCCGCAGAAGGCGCAAGAAAAAGCCTCAGGCGCAACCGGCGGAAACAGCGAACGCCGATTCCCCGAAAGATCCTTCTGAAGATGAAATCCCATTTTGA
- the gcvT gene encoding glycine cleavage system aminomethyltransferase GcvT — protein sequence MSIDQTVLHEQHVALGAQMVDFGGWSMPIQYKTGIVVEHLNTRKHAGVFDVSHMGRIWISGTQTLAFLQHVLSNNAAALDPGESQYTMIPDESGGAIDDAYLYRFTEDEYVLVVNASNRIKDLTHFEKMRSGFPDVTIQDRTHETAMLSLQGPGSKMILEEIIEEGRLPEPIKNRTSMMRMNGRTIRVSRTGYTGEPLGFELIVENDMAPLLWEKMLKRKACPVGLGARDTLRLEAALPLYGHELGADPEGKPIPVFACPLAKFAVSLSPLKGDFVGRKALERQFDDFKRIQQKNAGSFAHLPMMIRPIALIGKGVLRAGCRVYHQGDPVGWITSGTMVPYWKTEGSGLELRITSEKEMRSIGLALVGSHIPDRERLDVDIRGKHTEAILVPYHLRSEAPPYARPVRWDQLPANEPNCPDQAAVHAAKGLLLRAIENTRWRREDCINLIPSEQTPSAAVRMMSILDPSGRYAEHKKVKAFGDAEVFYYQGVDFIAEIERALQCELRTYLGCRQVEPRPVSGQMANAAFFSAMMDWRNLADRKSEQRRLRSVMNHHIIKGGHLSAQPMGALRDFIARDPRAERPAVVNFPVCSEDPFRIDTEALPPLLERYRPELIILGKSMVLYREPVREIRSMIDALNLDCVLMYDAAHVLGLLGPFFQEPFAEGVDVLTGSTHKTYFGTQRGLIAADMAQEHPRFALWEAIERRAFPGSVSNHHLGTLLGLMMAAIEMNAFKDAYQEQVILNAKAFARALNDCGIEVMGDPALGFTETHQVIVHVGYGRGPDIARRLEGNQIIVNYQAGPEEEGFSAAGYLRMGVAEMTRFGMKEADFGEVAEMLHEVIVMNRGVKDRVKVFRKRFQEMHYCMGPEALGGSFDELHRMVGV from the coding sequence ATGTCTATCGATCAGACGGTTCTTCATGAACAGCACGTTGCCCTCGGCGCACAGATGGTTGACTTCGGCGGCTGGTCGATGCCGATTCAATACAAAACGGGAATCGTTGTCGAACATCTGAATACCCGGAAACATGCCGGGGTGTTCGATGTATCCCACATGGGCAGAATCTGGATTTCTGGAACCCAGACTCTCGCGTTTCTGCAGCATGTGCTGAGCAACAATGCGGCAGCCCTCGACCCGGGCGAGAGCCAGTATACCATGATTCCGGATGAGTCGGGCGGTGCCATCGATGATGCCTATCTCTACCGGTTTACGGAGGATGAATACGTTCTGGTGGTCAATGCATCCAACCGGATCAAGGATTTGACTCATTTCGAAAAGATGCGATCGGGTTTTCCTGATGTGACGATCCAGGACCGGACCCATGAAACCGCCATGCTCAGTCTGCAGGGGCCGGGTTCGAAAATGATTCTCGAAGAGATCATCGAAGAAGGCAGGCTGCCGGAACCCATCAAAAACCGCACCAGCATGATGCGGATGAACGGCCGGACCATTCGGGTTTCCCGAACCGGATATACGGGCGAGCCGCTGGGATTTGAACTGATCGTTGAAAACGATATGGCCCCGCTGCTCTGGGAGAAGATGCTGAAGCGAAAGGCCTGTCCGGTAGGGCTCGGCGCACGGGACACCCTCCGGCTCGAGGCTGCACTGCCGTTGTATGGTCATGAACTGGGCGCTGACCCGGAAGGCAAGCCCATTCCCGTTTTTGCATGCCCGCTGGCAAAATTTGCCGTGAGCCTGTCTCCACTCAAGGGGGATTTTGTCGGCCGTAAGGCCCTGGAGCGGCAGTTCGATGATTTCAAGCGGATTCAACAGAAAAATGCCGGTTCCTTTGCGCACCTGCCGATGATGATCCGGCCCATCGCCCTGATCGGGAAGGGGGTGTTGCGCGCCGGCTGCCGTGTCTATCATCAGGGAGACCCCGTCGGCTGGATCACCAGCGGAACGATGGTGCCTTATTGGAAAACGGAAGGCTCCGGCCTCGAGCTGCGCATCACCTCCGAAAAAGAGATGCGCTCCATCGGGCTGGCCCTGGTCGGGAGTCACATTCCGGACCGGGAGCGTCTCGATGTGGATATCCGGGGAAAGCATACGGAGGCGATCCTCGTGCCCTATCATCTCAGAAGCGAGGCGCCGCCTTACGCCAGGCCTGTGCGATGGGATCAGCTTCCGGCAAACGAGCCGAACTGTCCAGACCAGGCGGCCGTCCATGCCGCCAAAGGCTTGTTGCTGCGCGCCATCGAAAACACGCGGTGGCGCCGTGAGGATTGCATCAACCTGATTCCTTCCGAACAAACCCCCTCGGCTGCCGTCCGCATGATGTCTATTCTCGATCCCTCGGGCAGGTATGCCGAGCACAAAAAGGTCAAGGCTTTCGGTGATGCGGAAGTGTTTTATTATCAGGGCGTCGATTTCATTGCGGAAATCGAGCGGGCGCTTCAGTGCGAATTGCGCACATACCTGGGCTGCAGGCAGGTGGAGCCCAGGCCTGTTTCCGGCCAGATGGCCAATGCCGCCTTTTTCAGTGCGATGATGGACTGGCGGAATCTTGCAGATCGCAAATCGGAACAGCGCAGGCTTCGCTCGGTCATGAATCACCACATCATCAAGGGCGGGCATCTGAGCGCTCAGCCCATGGGGGCGCTGCGGGATTTCATCGCCAGAGACCCCAGGGCCGAGCGGCCGGCTGTGGTGAATTTTCCCGTCTGCTCCGAGGATCCTTTCCGTATCGATACCGAAGCCCTGCCCCCGCTTCTGGAGCGGTACAGACCGGAGCTCATCATCCTGGGCAAAAGCATGGTCCTGTATCGGGAGCCTGTCCGGGAAATCCGGAGCATGATCGATGCATTGAACCTGGACTGTGTTTTGATGTATGATGCGGCCCACGTGCTGGGGTTGCTCGGGCCATTTTTTCAGGAGCCGTTTGCCGAGGGGGTGGATGTGCTGACAGGCTCGACCCACAAGACGTACTTCGGCACCCAGCGAGGCCTGATCGCTGCAGACATGGCCCAGGAGCACCCCCGGTTTGCCCTGTGGGAAGCCATCGAGCGCCGGGCCTTTCCGGGATCGGTGAGCAACCACCATCTGGGTACGCTTCTGGGGCTCATGATGGCTGCCATTGAAATGAACGCCTTCAAAGACGCCTATCAGGAGCAGGTGATCCTGAACGCAAAAGCTTTCGCGAGGGCACTGAACGATTGCGGCATAGAGGTGATGGGCGATCCGGCTCTGGGATTTACCGAGACCCACCAGGTCATCGTCCATGTCGGCTATGGACGGGGGCCCGACATTGCCAGGCGTCTCGAGGGAAATCAGATCATCGTCAATTATCAGGCTGGACCCGAGGAAGAAGGATTCAGCGCCGCCGGATATTTGCGCATGGGAGTTGCGGAAATGACCCGCTTCGGCATGAAGGAGGCCGATTTCGGAGAAGTGGCGGAAATGCTCCATGAGGTGATCGTGATGAATCGAGGCGTCAAGGATCGGGTGAAGGTTTTTCGGAAGCGCTTTCAGGAAATGCACTATTGTATGGGGCCGGAGGCGCTCGGTGGGTCTTTCGATGAACTGCACCGGATGGTCGGGGTGTAA
- a CDS encoding DHH family phosphoesterase, whose product MKRLAQQKVNRFLECFTPEDRVLIVINADPDAIASAMAVKRLLWRRVAAIVITHVNRIDRPDNQTMIQTLGVKLVGFEHVDVASFSRTVMVDSQPSHHPDFARIKRFNAVIDHHPQTEFDADFQDIRPGYGATSSIMTEYLFAAKIKLSARLASGLLYAIKTDTHNFERQAVQEDLRAFQLLYKHANLPLLRKIESAEFKPEYLRYFRYALQTFRLRHEKIYVHLGEVVHPDVCVMIADFFMKVQSVAWTVVSGICKDKLTVVFRNDGIRKNAGSLAQKAFGAFGSAGGHKSMARAELPMDNVEALIERPTDTRIIRWIVERVEGKSKS is encoded by the coding sequence ATGAAACGACTGGCTCAACAGAAGGTCAACCGATTTCTGGAATGCTTTACACCGGAAGATCGGGTGTTGATTGTCATCAATGCCGATCCGGACGCCATTGCATCAGCGATGGCCGTCAAACGGTTGCTGTGGCGAAGGGTCGCCGCCATCGTCATCACGCATGTGAACCGCATCGATCGGCCCGATAACCAGACCATGATCCAGACCCTCGGGGTGAAACTCGTCGGATTTGAACATGTGGATGTCGCTTCCTTTTCCCGAACGGTCATGGTCGATTCCCAGCCTTCCCACCATCCGGATTTTGCCCGGATCAAGCGTTTCAATGCCGTCATCGATCACCATCCCCAGACGGAATTCGATGCAGACTTCCAGGATATTCGGCCCGGTTATGGCGCAACCTCATCCATCATGACCGAGTATCTGTTTGCCGCCAAAATCAAGCTTTCGGCCCGGCTGGCTTCCGGCCTGCTCTATGCCATCAAAACCGATACCCACAATTTCGAAAGGCAGGCCGTCCAGGAGGATCTGCGCGCGTTTCAATTGCTGTACAAACATGCCAATCTGCCCCTGTTGCGAAAAATCGAATCCGCAGAGTTCAAGCCGGAATATTTGCGGTATTTCCGGTATGCCCTGCAAACCTTCCGTTTGCGTCATGAAAAAATCTACGTCCATCTGGGCGAGGTCGTCCATCCGGATGTCTGTGTCATGATCGCCGACTTTTTCATGAAGGTCCAATCGGTCGCCTGGACGGTTGTCTCCGGTATCTGTAAGGATAAGCTGACCGTGGTCTTCCGGAACGACGGCATTCGGAAAAATGCCGGAAGCCTCGCGCAGAAGGCCTTCGGAGCGTTTGGCTCCGCAGGGGGCCACAAGAGCATGGCCCGGGCCGAGCTTCCCATGGACAATGTCGAAGCCCTGATCGAGCGGCCGACGGATACCCGGATCATCCGCTGGATCGTGGAGCGGGTGGAAGGAAAATCCAAGTCATGA
- a CDS encoding MBL fold metallo-hydrolase translates to MSITLTILGSGTCVPSVERSSSAVLLRIDGRCFLVDAGAGTLRRLIEAGCGLSDLDYLALSHFHPDHVADLVPMLFAMKYPANRRRAMPFHLIAGEGFSDFHGKLRDVFGRWIELEAGVLHIHEVSVSKRDEIDFGGFRLISAPACHNPESVAYRLNDSDGNSVVVSGDTDVCETVVALAEGADVLVLECAMPDERKVDGHLSPSLAGKMATDAGVKTLVLTHFYPECDDADIEGQCRRSFSGELILARDLLEIQVDGGLKRILY, encoded by the coding sequence ATGAGCATCACGCTCACCATCCTGGGCTCAGGGACGTGTGTGCCCAGCGTGGAGCGCAGCTCTTCGGCCGTGTTGCTTCGAATCGATGGGCGGTGTTTTCTGGTGGATGCCGGCGCCGGAACGCTGCGACGGCTTATCGAGGCGGGTTGCGGGCTATCGGATCTGGATTACCTGGCCTTGAGCCATTTTCATCCGGATCATGTAGCGGATCTGGTTCCCATGCTCTTTGCCATGAAATATCCGGCCAATCGACGACGGGCGATGCCGTTCCATCTGATCGCCGGAGAGGGATTTTCCGATTTCCACGGGAAATTGCGCGATGTCTTCGGCAGATGGATCGAACTTGAAGCGGGCGTGTTGCATATCCATGAGGTATCGGTGTCGAAGCGGGATGAAATCGATTTTGGAGGGTTCCGGTTGATCTCGGCGCCTGCATGCCACAATCCGGAAAGTGTCGCTTACCGGCTGAACGATAGCGATGGAAACAGTGTGGTGGTTTCAGGAGATACCGATGTCTGTGAAACGGTCGTGGCGCTGGCCGAAGGCGCCGATGTGCTGGTTCTGGAATGTGCCATGCCGGACGAACGTAAAGTTGACGGGCATCTGAGCCCTTCTCTGGCGGGAAAGATGGCAACCGATGCAGGGGTGAAAACACTCGTTCTGACCCATTTCTATCCGGAATGCGATGATGCGGATATCGAAGGCCAGTGCCGCAGAAGCTTCTCAGGCGAGTTGATTCTGGCCCGGGATCTTCTGGAAATCCAAGTCGATGGGGGATTGAAACGGATTCTTTATTGA
- a CDS encoding precorrin-2 dehydrogenase/sirohydrochlorin ferrochelatase family protein — MNYYPILLDLADQPCVVVGGGEVATRKVEGLLSCGARVRVVAPEITRKLQALADTDRIAWAKHPYTSEDIRRARLVIGATDDEAVNRQIYADCRENGILCNIADRPECCEFILPSVIRRGDLVVAISTSGKSPAFAKALRKRLEKEFGPEFEVFLKLMGAVRKRLLAEAHEPEAHKHVFEKLIDRGLLDRIRDGDIERIDGVLAEVLGDGYRFEELLSQSVDEADQPSCAVR; from the coding sequence ATGAACTATTATCCGATTCTGCTCGATCTCGCCGATCAACCCTGTGTCGTTGTCGGCGGCGGTGAAGTGGCCACGCGCAAGGTGGAAGGGCTGCTTTCCTGTGGAGCCCGGGTGCGTGTCGTCGCTCCGGAGATCACCCGGAAACTTCAGGCTCTTGCCGACACAGACCGAATCGCCTGGGCGAAACATCCTTACACTTCCGAGGATATTCGCCGGGCAAGGCTTGTCATCGGCGCAACAGACGACGAAGCGGTCAATCGGCAGATTTATGCAGATTGCAGAGAAAACGGCATCCTGTGCAACATTGCCGACAGACCGGAATGCTGCGAATTCATTCTGCCTTCCGTCATTCGCCGGGGGGATCTCGTTGTGGCCATTTCGACTTCCGGGAAAAGCCCCGCCTTCGCCAAAGCCCTGAGAAAGCGGCTGGAAAAGGAATTCGGACCGGAATTTGAGGTGTTTCTGAAATTGATGGGCGCCGTCCGGAAGCGTCTTCTCGCCGAAGCCCATGAGCCCGAGGCGCACAAACATGTGTTTGAAAAATTGATCGATCGAGGACTCCTCGACAGGATTCGCGATGGGGATATCGAGCGCATCGATGGGGTTCTTGCCGAGGTGCTGGGAGACGGGTATCGATTTGAGGAGTTGCTGTCCCAAAGTGTCGATGAGGCGGATCAACCATCGTGTGCGGTGAGGTGA
- the ccsA gene encoding cytochrome c biogenesis protein CcsA: MHEILSIAAIAYVLSSAGSIAHLYLRKDVFLNVSRILLPLALILQTIWIGHEWIATGRVPVFSLHQVVAVLSWVLAGVYLGSTIWLRMPVLGVFATTLTAILSLIAAISPSVQVADIKPFNSFWVFFHVIAVFIGEAFFALACGIGIMYLIQESAIKSKRRGFLFSRMSSLETLDSAGYGCIVVGFSLLSVGLVMGFVYARITWGRFLSWDPKEVWSVITWILYAVLIHERLAVGWRGRKSAIMAIVGFIVVLFTFFGVNFLLKGHHGGFTRI; encoded by the coding sequence ATGCATGAAATTCTGAGCATTGCTGCGATTGCCTATGTGCTGTCTTCGGCAGGATCGATCGCTCATCTGTATCTTCGAAAAGACGTCTTTCTGAATGTCTCCAGAATCCTTCTGCCGCTTGCCCTCATATTGCAGACCATCTGGATCGGGCATGAATGGATTGCCACGGGCCGCGTGCCGGTATTCAGCCTTCATCAGGTGGTTGCCGTGCTTTCATGGGTCCTGGCCGGGGTATACCTCGGAAGTACGATCTGGTTGAGAATGCCCGTTCTGGGTGTGTTTGCCACGACGCTGACAGCCATTCTGAGCCTTATAGCGGCAATCAGCCCGTCCGTGCAGGTAGCGGATATCAAGCCATTCAACAGTTTCTGGGTCTTTTTCCACGTGATAGCCGTTTTTATCGGGGAGGCCTTTTTTGCATTGGCATGCGGCATCGGCATCATGTACCTGATCCAGGAATCCGCCATCAAGAGCAAGCGGCGGGGCTTTCTGTTCAGCCGGATGTCTTCGCTCGAAACACTGGATTCGGCGGGGTATGGCTGCATCGTTGTCGGATTCAGCCTGCTGAGCGTCGGGCTGGTGATGGGATTCGTCTATGCCCGGATCACCTGGGGACGATTTCTGAGCTGGGATCCCAAGGAAGTGTGGTCTGTCATCACCTGGATTTTGTATGCCGTTCTCATTCACGAGCGGCTTGCCGTCGGCTGGCGAGGCAGAAAATCGGCCATCATGGCCATCGTCGGTTTTATCGTGGTGCTCTTCACCTTCTTCGGTGTCAATTTCCTGCTCAAAGGCCACCACGGCGGATTTACGAGAATATAA
- the hemA gene encoding glutamyl-tRNA reductase: MIDIVVLGLNHKTADISLRECLAFSADQTEYALERFRAIDAIEEMVMLSTCNRVELIFSSKSQAIATDAAKQCLSELKAIDLAAFDSVLYKYRNEDAVRHVFRVASSLDSMVVGEPQILGQLKNAYRLATIQKTSGVVLNRLMHKTFSVAKRVRTETGIGDHAVSISYAAIELAKKIFGTLEGKRVLLIGAGEMAELAVEHLIRNRCGEIRVANRTLERAIEMARRFRGQAVGLEEISESLIHADIVISSTGASGLVVTRDQVKAVMRPRRNKPIFFIDIAVPRDVDPEINRLSNAYVYDIDDLQGVVDENVQDRQKEACKAERIIDEAVIQFRVWMESLDAVPTIVSIRQKLEAIADGELQKTFHGLSHLTDHDRQAIQKMTQAMINKILHEPTQYLRRNGAMGNMPAQLDVVRKLFHLDPE; the protein is encoded by the coding sequence ATGATCGATATTGTCGTTCTTGGATTGAATCACAAAACAGCAGACATATCCCTTCGGGAATGCCTTGCATTTTCCGCGGATCAAACCGAATACGCCCTGGAACGATTCAGGGCTATCGATGCCATCGAAGAAATGGTGATGCTCTCGACCTGCAACCGGGTGGAGCTGATCTTTTCCAGCAAGTCCCAGGCGATCGCCACGGATGCTGCCAAGCAATGCCTCTCCGAGCTCAAGGCCATCGATCTGGCAGCCTTTGATTCCGTTCTTTACAAATACAGGAACGAAGATGCCGTGCGGCATGTGTTTCGGGTAGCCAGCAGCCTCGATTCCATGGTTGTGGGAGAACCGCAGATTCTGGGCCAGTTGAAGAACGCCTATCGCCTGGCGACGATTCAGAAAACATCGGGGGTGGTGCTGAATCGTCTGATGCACAAAACGTTCTCCGTCGCCAAACGGGTCCGAACGGAAACCGGCATCGGCGATCATGCCGTCTCCATCTCCTATGCCGCCATCGAACTGGCCAAGAAGATTTTCGGAACACTGGAAGGCAAACGCGTCTTGTTGATCGGCGCCGGTGAAATGGCCGAGCTTGCGGTGGAGCATTTGATCCGGAACCGATGCGGTGAAATCCGGGTGGCCAATCGCACGCTCGAGCGTGCCATCGAAATGGCCCGCCGTTTTCGAGGGCAGGCCGTCGGTCTTGAGGAGATTTCGGAAAGCCTGATCCATGCCGATATCGTCATCAGCTCGACCGGTGCCAGCGGACTGGTTGTTACCCGGGACCAGGTCAAGGCGGTGATGCGGCCGCGACGCAACAAGCCGATCTTTTTTATCGATATCGCCGTACCCCGGGACGTCGATCCGGAAATCAACCGGCTTTCCAATGCCTACGTCTACGATATCGACGATCTGCAGGGGGTTGTGGATGAAAACGTTCAGGACAGACAAAAGGAAGCCTGCAAGGCCGAGCGGATCATCGATGAGGCGGTGATTCAATTCCGGGTGTGGATGGAAAGCCTCGATGCGGTACCGACGATTGTATCCATCCGGCAAAAGCTGGAGGCGATCGCAGATGGTGAACTCCAGAAAACCTTTCATGGTTTGTCCCATTTGACGGATCATGACCGGCAGGCCATTCAGAAAATGACCCAGGCCATGATCAACAAAATTCTCCATGAACCCACCCAGTACTTGAGACGAAACGGGGCAATGGGGAATATGCCCGCTCAACTGGATGTCGTTCGAAAGCTTTTCCACCTGGATCCGGAATAG
- the fabD gene encoding ACP S-malonyltransferase — translation MNEEGTRKVAFLFPGQGSQSVGMAKDIHERFSSVREIFDMVDEITHFAISRLCFEGPMEKLTETVFLQPAVTAVNLAFLRLLAENGIHPVISAGHSLGEYAALCAAGVLSEEDALRLVFRRGELMHRESLRNQGAMSAIVGLSLTEVESLVEEVRQEGGVVSVANYNTEFQIVVTGTPDAVQAAGKLAQQQGARAIALKVSGAWHSELIRGAEPEFGEVLDSATFREPTSKIVLNVTGETASDPSNIRQIMKRQLCSPVRWYPSMQTLMQENVHVIVEVGPGKVLANMMKQILPKGSAVHVLATGTLKKLDEFFHLV, via the coding sequence ATGAACGAAGAGGGAACACGCAAGGTCGCATTTCTTTTTCCTGGCCAGGGCTCTCAAAGTGTGGGCATGGCCAAGGATATTCATGAGCGATTTTCATCCGTTCGGGAAATTTTCGATATGGTGGACGAAATCACGCATTTTGCCATATCGAGGTTATGCTTCGAAGGCCCCATGGAAAAACTGACCGAAACGGTTTTTCTGCAGCCTGCCGTAACGGCGGTCAATCTGGCATTCCTGAGATTGCTGGCTGAAAACGGCATTCATCCGGTGATTTCAGCGGGGCATAGCCTCGGAGAGTATGCGGCCCTGTGCGCTGCAGGCGTTCTGTCCGAAGAAGATGCGCTGCGGCTGGTGTTTCGGCGCGGAGAGCTCATGCATCGGGAATCGTTGCGAAACCAGGGGGCCATGTCCGCCATCGTCGGCCTTTCGCTGACCGAGGTGGAAAGCCTTGTCGAGGAGGTCCGGCAGGAAGGCGGTGTCGTTTCGGTAGCCAATTACAATACGGAATTTCAAATTGTCGTCACCGGAACACCGGATGCCGTTCAGGCGGCAGGCAAGCTCGCGCAGCAGCAGGGGGCAAGGGCGATTGCCTTGAAAGTGAGCGGTGCCTGGCACAGTGAATTGATCCGGGGGGCAGAGCCCGAATTTGGTGAAGTGCTGGATTCAGCGACTTTCCGGGAGCCGACTTCCAAGATCGTGCTGAACGTGACCGGTGAGACAGCGTCCGATCCATCGAATATCCGGCAGATCATGAAACGCCAGCTTTGCTCTCCCGTGCGCTGGTATCCGTCGATGCAAACACTGATGCAGGAAAACGTTCATGTCATTGTCGAGGTAGGTCCAGGCAAGGTGCTGGCCAACATGATGAAGCAGATATTGCCAAAGGGGTCGGCTGTTCACGTGTTGGCCACTGGCACTCTCAAGAAACTTGACGAGTTCTTTCATCTTGTCTGA
- the dksA gene encoding RNA polymerase-binding protein DksA yields the protein MKKKDLDYFRDYLNDLLQELLGQAEETVTEMATSKENFPDPTDRASLEADRNFMLRIRDRESKLIKKVKNALERIDNGTFGICETCGEDISIERLKARPVTTQCIDCKMKQEAMEKALGI from the coding sequence ATGAAAAAAAAAGATTTGGATTATTTTCGGGATTATCTGAACGATCTCCTGCAAGAGTTGTTGGGTCAGGCCGAGGAGACTGTTACCGAGATGGCTACCTCAAAGGAAAATTTTCCTGATCCCACTGATCGGGCTTCTCTGGAGGCGGATCGCAATTTCATGTTGCGTATTCGGGATCGGGAAAGCAAGCTGATCAAAAAGGTGAAGAATGCGCTGGAGAGAATTGATAACGGCACGTTCGGCATCTGTGAAACCTGTGGAGAGGATATTTCCATCGAACGGCTCAAAGCCAGGCCGGTCACGACACAGTGTATCGATTGTAAAATGAAGCAGGAGGCGATGGAAAAGGCTCTTGGAATCTGA